GCACACAAATATCTGAATTTACCCATTCCCTGGTTTTACTAACACCCCAATTGttcattacaaagttattacatgCCCAATAATGATTACAAATATTATACAAATAATGACAATAGGCCTACAACAAGCCTAAAAGAAATACCCACCACTGTATGGGCCTTCAACATAGCATACCCAAATTTCAAACAAGGAATCCTATTCATCAAGCACAAACCAGAATCCCTAGAAGAGCTCATACAACCATAAATTAACCACATTACCTGGGTATCACATCACTTGTACCTACCACCTTACATGTTCATTAGACAATAGGAAGAAGGAATTGAGTGGGTTAGTTCAGGTCGCAGTAGTATAGAAAGTGGCTAAAAGACCCCAAACCCAAGTATGCCAGAGTTCACAAGAGTCTCAAATGGACCCCGAGCAGTGttcacactagggaggtcagtAGCAAGAATCTTGGTGgccttgactttcagccggcCTAGAATGATAGGTTCAGAATAGCATAGGTAACAAATGGGAGAGAATGGACAATGATTAAGGGACAGAAGTTGAGGAAATGCAATTATAGATTAAAGTAGGCATAGCAAAGTTGAGCATACAGAGCAGCTAATCAAACATGTCATAGGACTTAGAAGGAGGTTCATCAGGATTTCAACACTTAGAAAAGTAACACATAAATAGCCATATATTGAAAGAGTTAGGGGAGAAACAAGTTTGCAAGATTGAAAGAAGTTATAACACACAGGTGCATAATACCAACAAGTTTAAGTAAGGCACTAACTTAGAGATTTGAAGCCTGAAGGTCTTAATTATTCCAAGTATACATCCTAGTGTCATAAGACAGACATGTTAACTCTCATCAGGAATCAATACAATATTTAGACATGATAGGGGAACACACATTGTGACAAGTCAAGTAATCACTGAAGGAATAGGGAATTAAGTGAGCCAAAGACATGCTGGGGGACATATCAACAGGGAAGCAAGGTCACAGATTAGAACACATTACATATTCAAGGTAATCATTGCATAGATTCAGAACAGAGTGAAAATAAACTCATGTCAAATGGCAAACGTAGGCATTCAAGTATTGACCAGTAGAATAATTAACTAGGGAAGCCCTAAGTTATGCCAGGGAGTCATGAAACAAAACAGTTCAAACATGGCAGGGAAAACAAGTTGAGATAACTATTCTAAAATTTCAAACCATCATTAAAGGGGTATGAGATCAAGTGAGCATGCTGAGTGATACAATAGCAGAGAATCAAGTCATAGTTAACAATGAAGGTCTTAATACAATTTATTACAAATGTGAGGCCTTCATTACAGAGATTCGAGACAAAGTAGGTAAGCATATTCATGGACATTCAGACACCAATACACTGGCTAAATAAGCTTAGGAGGGTCAGATTATCCAAGTTAGACATGGACAATCTCAGAACTAGCAACATTAGGGGAAGTTAAATGCCAAAGAGACTTAAAACTAGTGTAAAGCTAACAAAGTTGTGCATAAAAGTAGCCCCCGAAACACATTAAACCATAGATTTTAGAAGTGAGAACACAAGCAAACCAGAGATACATAAAAATGAAATTGCAAAAGGTCAAGAGACTTACCAGTTAGACGGacaacaacaaagaaaaaaaattccacAATAAGCCAGTATCTCAatgcgtcaaagttcccaagagcttCAACAGACTACGAGCAATGCTCGCACCAAGAGAAAGTTCGAATAATAGAATCtcagtggccttggctttcagtcgacAAAAAATGAAGTACAGAACAAGAGAATGGGGGAATCATAGAACAAAGCTCAAAATTTTAGTGAAAGTGTATCGATTAAGGTCTATCTCAAAGGGGAATgaggaggggtttatatagtagtaaaATTGGACGAATAAACAAGGAAACAAAGTAAATCAAAcctaaaataaggaaagaaagcatGCAAAATCAATTTAGATAAATTTAGGAGAGAAAAAGGGTAAACCCTAGTTCAAGAGGGAGAACATAAATCGACAAAGATCTCACTGAATCGGACTCACATAGCATGGTACTGAGTGTATATAGACGAAATAGTGCTCAAAATCAAAAGTTCAAGCCACTTAAGTCCGATCTCAGAAGATCTCATTTGCCAAACTTAGGCAAGCACCTAAGTAACATCACGAATGCATGACCAGTAGTGATAGTAGACCAACAAGGTAAGTGAATCAACGATTGATTCCATTTTAGAGCCGGATTTGGAGAGGTTAAGAGATACAACGGCTAGGGTTCATAGAAGAAGAGAGAAGGTTCGAGAGAGTGTAGAGGCGGTTGTAAAGAGACAACTAAGTCTCTAGGGTATATGTGGGGGGGGGGAGGTAATTAAACGTGGGGGTTAATCGTGGGTTGTTGATCTCTTAAGACCAACGACCATGATTTTAAAAGAAGGCAGGGCGGGTCTGAAACGAGTATCAACCGGGTTGGGTAGAAGGGTTGTTTAGTTTTGGACTCTGGGGTTATTAGGCTAAAATTTGGTCCCAAAAAAATTGGTTTAAAATTGGGCCAGCCTTTTAAACACAcataatttattaaaataatttataaaaatacttagcaaacgaataaaaatattttttatgtagtaaaataatttaaaataattctttagcattataaaaaatataaaatgctaTTTTGGCACAAATAACATAAATAAGGAGCATTTGTATatgaatataggctattattgcaaaattgtgcaaatagctttaaaaatactaatgtAATTATATAGAAATGAAGTGAAAATATTATGAGACATATATGAGGATACAAAATAGTAATTTTGGATGATTAAGTCATCACAAATAATTTAAAAGAATAATTACTAAATATTTATGCAATTTAAATACaagaaaatcaattttaaagctctaaaaaAACTATAGCAAATGCTTTTTATAGATttgtaaactaaataatgatgcaaaatgatgtttgaaagtatttatacttatttgaaaaatatgagggcaaaattgggtatcaacagctacccctctttacccgggaatgatgaaagagttgttgggtaaagaaaaatgatgaccaattttggccGGATTGAATGAGGGATGATGTGATTTGGAAAAACTGGGGGCCGAACCCTGGttcctgagttgcctacatatccctggtgttACGGGAATCAGgccgtgtgtagttctggatccaacgGTGAGCGAAACCAATGGAGTTATAAGAATGGTCATATGTTTCGGAAAGGGTTCTTCTGGGTAGGATAGTGTTGGATAAATTTATGCGAAGTCATGAATGTGAATTTGAAATATTGTGGATATATCGCTGAACAAATATCTGAACGTTCATAGAGTGAAAGACAGGTAATCGATGGTGGTCAGTTATGTTTAAAAAAATTGCAGGATGTGAACATTATGAACGGAAACTAGAGCGAAGATTGCTCCCGTTGGTAAAATGGTTACctcctggattacctgcaaaacttaaaatgCGGCGCATACGAATATTTGCGGGTTATTGTGAGAATTtagacatgatgcaaattccctttggaccatgaaggttgtctttggatggtgaggatgatgtccttagaccatgccgtcctgggccatgaattatgTGATAAGGGATTTgcgggccatgaaatgatgtcctCGGGCCATGAGGATGGTGCATATGGACTATggcgcctttgaataatgatgtgcacttttgagagatcctcaggccatggaatggtgtctcccggctatgaggatgatgccttcgaactatgacgcctttggacaaactggcgatgtttcagcccatgaaatgtaaAGATATGATGCTTGATCATATGCGAAATgagacaagacaaggcttagtcttgtgtaaATTAGGACAGTACTTAACCCTAGGTGAATAGAGGATAGGCTAGGTCTTAGATGGCGTAGTAGAGACAGATTTCAATCTTATGCAAggaaaaggcagtgcttagccttatacaattaGTGTCACGATCCCAAACCACCCGGGCCGTGATGGCGCTTACCGCAGTACTAGGTTAGCCTATTCGACATTTATAACATAAAAGgtctttttctttattcatttacTAATCAGATATTATCATAAATCTTCCGTTTAAACATTTCAAAACAAGTGGAAAAATATGCAAAACATCAAACACTGCCCGATCTCGgagtcactagtcatgagccgcTAAAATACAATCTGATATTGTCTACTCAATACAAGACGAGTCTgataaaaacaaataataaaagataggaaggagaaaggtaAGGCTGCGGatgtcgtgcagctaccttgctaactccagaAATGCTCTAAAGGAAAGGATCAACTCTCACCCGGATGCCCTggcacctggatttgcacacaatgtgcagggagtaacgtgagtacgccaactcagtaattAACAGTTATAACTAAAGAccgagtgcagtgacgagcatttaaaatcatatacatctcataacataaaaatctcagtggaaataacaagaTTCAAATCAGCAGTTAAATTCTGAACATCTCGTAAAATAATTctagtttcaatgaaagttgtttaaaacatttgttcaacattttcaatagaggctcagtataaaagaagagtgaaaacagtaatttcataaaaataagtccctcgggcaaagtatcactcatatatatatagcccctcgggaaaGGCTCTCAGTCACTcttgactcaactctcatcaatcaacaCTCATGCTCAATAGGTACCTTGTAATAACCATTACGGCGTGCATcctgatccataaatatatagtcgactgcgctcactgggggtgtgcagaccccggaggggctcctacagtccaagcgctatatcgttgcggcatgcagcccgatccatatatatatatatatatatatatatatatatatatatgtgtgtgtgtgtgtgtgtgtgtaactATCCGCACAATccggccctcagccttactcactCATCAacctcataagccactcgggcattccAGTACAAACTTAGGGAACACAGCCCAAAATACTTTCATATATTAAAATAGAGTGATGAACAAGATTAAACAATAAACAGCTATAAACCATGACTGAGGATAATACTTTCTATCAAAAACAATGTGAGGATAAtagtaaaatacccctgagggtccaaacagtatagcacaaggcccaaacatggcattcagccatATTTAGTAGaatcatttctaaaacacatagatatcatatagagtttatcaaaatatgcaactttaCAGTTGCCatgggacgaaccaagtcacaatccctactggtgcacgcccacacgcctgtcacctagcatgcgtgtcacctcatttatcaaaacagtacgaaatttcggggtttcataccctcaggtctagatttacaatcgttacttacctcaaaccggataaaaaactactccgcgatgcctttgccactGGACTCGGCCTCAAATTgccccgaatctatccaaaatcagaatcatatcatcaatacatgctaaaggaacaaagcccacgcgaaaattatcaaattaaatcaAAATTCCCGAAATTTGCCAAACCCTacacccgggcccacgtctcggaatcggataaaaatcacaacactagaatccttatcctctcactaGTCCATGcataccaaatataccaaaatcTAACTTCGTTTGACCTCTCAATCACCCAATTTTAACTCTCAAGTTCCAAgtcctaattccccaattttcacccttaaatccTATAAATTCCAGGCTTAATCTACtgaaaatcaccatagaatcgagtattaagttcaaaaatcttacctcaacgagtttccccttgattccctcttcaaaaccctccaaaagctccaaaaacggaGTTGAATTGTGAAGAATGACTAAAATTCGCGAAGGGACCTTTATATACTTTCTGCCCCAGGGGTTTCGCATCTGCCGTCATATTGTCGCTTCTGCGACGCCGCACCCACGGAAgaaccatcgcaggtgcggtttccACTTAACCTTGAAAATCTCGCTTCTGCGGTCAtaacccgcatctgcggtctcacaGGTGCGGTACTTTGTGCGCACCTGCGGATTTTCCTCAACTCTCAATCCTCTGCATCTGTGGCCTCCCTCCCACACTTGCAACCTCGCAcctggtccccaatccgcaggtgcggatatgACAGAAGCAACAACTTCAACTGCTCAAACCAAGTCCCAAtctttccgttaaccatccgaattcattcCGAGGCCCTGGGGACCTCAACCAacaataccaacaagtcatataccactattcaaacttatccCAACCTCCCGAACActccaaaaaatatcaaaacatcaaatcaacctcggattcaagcctaagaccttaggaactttcaaattccgcaaaCAATGCcataacctatcaaatcacccccgaatgaactgaaattttgcaaacacaccCCAAATGACACTATGGACCTGCTCCAATTTCCAggattccatttcgaccccgatatcaagatttccactgtcGACCAGAAAactccaaatttccaatttcgccaattcaagcctagttctACCACGAACCTCCGAATAACATTCCAAACcaactcctaagtcccaaatcacctaatgaagctatccgaaccataaaaaccCAATTCCAAGATCATTTACCCACAAGTCAacttctggttgacttttccaactagataaccaacttaagagactaagtgtctcactcctctccaaaatcactccgaacccgagccaaccaacctgataccacacaatacaactgaacaatatataaagaagtagaaatgtgaaaaacggggctataactcatgaaatgacctgccgggtcgttacatcttccccctctaaaacaaacgttcgtcctcgaacgagtcaagaaacatacttgaagcctcaaacaggtgtggatatctgctctatATCTCATGCttagtctcccaagtagcctcctccatgagctgacctctccactgcactttcacttaagctatatcctttgatctcaactttcggacctgtcGCTCAAATATAgtcactggctccacatcataaaaATCACTATCTAACtggaccgtgctaaaatccaaaatatgagacgaattgccaatatactttcggagcataaaaacataaaataccggatgcacactcgacaagataGGTGGCAAAGCcaactcataagccacctcccaatcctccgaagcacctcaaaaggcccaatgaaccgaggactcaatttacacttcttcccaaatctcataacacccttcatgggtgaaacctttagtagatccttctccctaaccatgtaagacacatcacgaaccttcctgccggcataactcttttgtctcgactacgctgtacgaagACGCTCctaaatcactttcaccttgtccaaagcatcctgcaccaagtctgtacccagaATCCTGGCCtcgcctggctcaaaccatcatactagagatctacaccggtccccctcaaaattctgccccagtttaaatgCATTACTTTTGATAATACTTTGGCTATTTTGCATATAATGAAGTTGGCTGAACTTTCTTCCCAAGTTTCTAATCATggcaaaaatgaagattttattaagatatgaccgaacccatagggcttcctacgtatcccctcttaaacgggaatcaggtcaagcgtagttcagttacatcaaatgaagaaatgtaaacaatcctaaacatagtatctcttgactgtgtcTGAGCTgtaggttttggccaaatttctccatccatttctaaaAGTATGAGTGCTTCTCCTGTTAGTACTCGATTAACCATGTAGGGATCTTTCCAATTGGGTGAAAACTTTCCCTTGGCTTCATCCTAATGTAGGAAGATCTGTTTCAGCACCAATTGCCCCAGTATGAATTGCCTTGGCCTGACCTTTTTATTGAAAGCTCTCACCACActgttctggtagagttgaccgtgacatactgcattcattctaTTTTTGTCAACGAGGGCTAGTTGTTCATAGCGGCTTTGTACCCATTATGCATCGCTGAGCttagcttcttgtatgattcttagaaaaggaatttctacttcggcAGGGATAACAGCTTCAGTACTAtaaaccaataaataaggagttgctctagttgatgtgcgaactgtggtacgATATCCAAGCAAAGCAAATGGTAggttctcgtgccattgtttgtagttatctaccattttcctcaatgttttcttgatgtttttgttggcaacTTCTACAACTCCGTTCATTTGCGACCTTTATTctttggaattcttatgcttgatatTAAAGGTCTCATGCATAgccttcatcagatcactattaaGGTTGGTGGTGTTGTCGGTGATGATTGACTTTGGTACTCCGAATTAACAAACCATGCGATCCCGAACAAAATCTGCAATGACCTTCttagttacagctttgtaagatacggcttcaacccattttgtaaaatagtctatggccactagaataaaTTTATGCCTATTTGAAGCTACGGGTTCGATCGGACCGATGAAATCCATGCCCCAAGCGGAGAAAGGCCAGGGTGCATTTGTTGCATTGAGTTTATTGGGTGACACCCGTATCATATCAGCTTGTATCTGGCATTGGTGATACTTCTGGACATACTTGATGCAGTctatttccatggtcatccagaaaTACCCTGCTcttagtattttcttggctaagataAAACCATTCATGTACGGCCCGTAGGTTTcggcatgaatttcctcgagcAATCTGGATTCTTCATTGACGTTGACACACCGTAGTAACCCTAGGTCAGGAGACCTTCTGTACAGAATTCCTCTGCTTTGGAAGAAGTGGTTGGCTAACCTTCAGAGTGTGCATTTTTTAGTATGATTTGCGTGCTCCGAGTACTCTActtttgccaagtattctttgatgtcatggaaccatggatttccatcactttcttcttcaacatgagcacaataagttgGGTACTTATGAATTCCTATTGGGATATGATCTATGAAGTTCTTGTatgggtgttgtatcatggaagataAAGCGGCCAATGCATCTGCGAACTCATTCTGAATCATCGGAAcgtgtttgaattctatcttcgtgaataTCTTGATTAGCTCTTGCACACGGTACATATATGGTAATATCTTAGTGTTCTTTATAGCCCATTCTCCTAAAACCTGATGCACCAAAAGGTCAGAATCTCCAATCACCAACAATTcctgaacattcatgtcaatggctaACTTGAGTGCCaggatgcaagcctcatattctgccatattatt
This genomic stretch from Nicotiana sylvestris chromosome 9, ASM39365v2, whole genome shotgun sequence harbors:
- the LOC138877956 gene encoding uncharacterized protein; the protein is MYFPEDEVLFVGEDITEAYDGWRMFFDGAANFKGVGIRVVLVSEIDQHYPISPKLRFLCTNNMAEYEACILALKLAIDMNVQELLVIGDSDLLVHQVLGEWAIKNTKILPYMYRVQELIKIFTKIEFKHVPMIQNEFADALAALSSMIQHPYKNFIDHIPIGIHKYPTYCAHVEEESDGNPWFHDIKEYLAKDEAKGKFSPNWKDPYMVNRVLTGEALILLEMDGEIWPKPTAQTQSRDTMFRIVYISSFDVTELRLT